GCCGACGTGAACGCCTTCATGCGTGTGCCCGGTGTGGGGCGTAAGACGGCAGAACGTATCTGTTTCGAGTTGAAAAATAGCCTGCCCAAGGATTTTACCGCGGCGCTTCAAGGGGGCGCTTCTGCGCCTGCCAGCCGTGTGGCGGACACGGTGGGAGACGCCCTACGGTCCCTGGGATTTGGACAGAGCGATACGGCGGCAGCCTTGAGCGTGGTGCGGGCAGCGCTGGGGGAGAACTTCGACAAATTGGACGAAGAAAAGCTCTTGAAGGCTGCTTTGAAAGAATTACAGCGTAAATAGATGGCGGTAAATAGATGACGGTAAATAGATGACGGAGAATCGATCCATGCCGGAAGAAAAAGTAAACAAAGGACAAAAATCGCAAAATAACCGTTTTTTCTCTTCCCCTCGGGACCCGGAGGACTTTTCCCTTCGTCCCACCACGCTGGAGGGGTTCATCGGCCAGGAAAAGGTGAGGGAGAAACTTCAAATCTACATGCAGGCAGCGAAGAGCCGTAAGGAGCCCTTGGACCACGCTCTTTTCTACGGCCCCCCCGGCCTGGGCAAGACCACTTTAGCGGGCATTATTGCCAGGGAGATGGGCGGACAACTGCGCGCCACCACGGGGCCAGCCTTGGAGCGTGCCGGGGACCTGGCGGCCATCGTCTCCAACGTCGAAAGCAACGATGTTTTGTTCATCGACGAGATTCACCGGCTCCCTGCCCAGGTGGAAGAGATTCTTTACCCCGCTATGGAGGATTTTGCCCTTCACATCGTGGTGGGTAAAGGCCCCTTGGCCAAAACGATATGTCTTTCCCTACCGCGCTTCACCCTCTGTGGGGCCACTACTCGCCTGGGGCTTCTAACATCACCCCTGCGAGCCCGCTTCGGCATCGTAGAACAGCTCTCCCTCTACACGGAGCAGGAGCTAACCCTCATTGTTCAGCGGGGAAGCCGGACCTTCGGCGTAGAGATTCTAGACGATGCCGCGGTGGAGATCGCGAAGCGCTCGCGGGGGACGCCGCGGGTGGCTCTGCGTTTACTGCGTCGCGTGCGGGACGTGGCCGCGGTCAAAGGAACGGGCGTCATTACGGGCGAAATGGCGGAATGGGCGATGGACATGCTGGATATCGATCCAGAGGGGCTGGACGAGGGAGACCGCCGCATCTTGAGTAAAA
This DNA window, taken from Synergistaceae bacterium, encodes the following:
- the ruvB gene encoding Holliday junction branch migration DNA helicase RuvB encodes the protein MTENRSMPEEKVNKGQKSQNNRFFSSPRDPEDFSLRPTTLEGFIGQEKVREKLQIYMQAAKSRKEPLDHALFYGPPGLGKTTLAGIIAREMGGQLRATTGPALERAGDLAAIVSNVESNDVLFIDEIHRLPAQVEEILYPAMEDFALHIVVGKGPLAKTICLSLPRFTLCGATTRLGLLTSPLRARFGIVEQLSLYTEQELTLIVQRGSRTFGVEILDDAAVEIAKRSRGTPRVALRLLRRVRDVAAVKGTGVITGEMAEWAMDMLDIDPEGLDEGDRRILSKIIDLFEGGPVGLSTIAAALNEDSQTIEDIYEPYLIQKGFLERTPRGRKVTAAAYPYLGKVPPLPLPLQPNQAQQGAQQRTQQGETLHLPLDA